One Triplophysa dalaica isolate WHDGS20190420 chromosome 1, ASM1584641v1, whole genome shotgun sequence DNA segment encodes these proteins:
- the tpcn2 gene encoding two pore channel protein 2 isoform X1, which translates to MEEEPLLTGSVNRDSGDYGSHDNGHKDSVRSTESSHSATEEDAELYIQQAVVFIEDAIQYRSINHRVDTGSIRLYRWYYSSICQWGLGFTIAVVLALAFIERPSSLTYTSDIRFKPKAWEPPCGMTEAIEMVCLCIFILDVTVKSYLIGWDEFRMNKWLIGYTIVITTSVIDWMLSVSMMCNESLRVRRLIRPFFLLQNSSLMKKTLKCIKRTLPEIASVILLLAMHLCLFTMIGMLIFAKSDDPKRNGEWETYFKNMPKALSSLLVLLTTANNPDVMIPAYSLNRGYSIFFIIFSVFGTYLLMNLMTAIIYNQFRGYLLMSVQTSIMRRRLGIRAAFEVLCCPGRGHTSSHAEGHVERVAVRMFIQVMGRVHMKSYYRSAITKAAQQFPDGYIDGEAFQNLFFELDKDFLKEHPPKPQYSFSLLQHIQRIYNHYTITVLGNVVALVNVLCICTILVLDSEKSASERDYYYVEIINCVFILYYLIEMSMKILAFGWRGYLSYRNNIFDGFLTVLLLTIQIAIFITYKIPDTKVDLESQRMLSLWEMVRLVNMLIVFRFLRIIPEIKLMAVVASTLVDLVKNLRAFAGILLVVYYVYAVLGIWLFQGAITAPTNMSAISNSSLENITKAFTMDCGSFEQLEYWPNNFDDFASSLVLLYNIMVVNNWHVFTDAYTRYTTEWSLVYFVAWWVTSSVMWVNLFVALILENFTYKWDRSNSLSVSDVERIAYQSTVQLMFREQIQEPTEEEIRAMLQQHPHLHLAW; encoded by the exons ATGGAAGAAGAGCCGCTGCTGACGGGGAGCGTGAACCGGGACTCGGGTGATTACGGATCTCATGATAATGGACACAAGGATTCGGTGAGATCAACGGAGTCGTCTCATTCAGCGACTGAAGAAG atgCAGAACTCTATATCCAGCAGGCAGTTGTATTTATTGAAGATGCAATTcag TATCGATCAATCAATCACAGGGTTGACACAGGATCTATACGGTTATATAGATGGTACTACTCCAGTATATGTCAGTG GGGTCTGGGGTTTACCATCGCTGTTGTGCTGGCTCTGGCCTTCATTGAGAGACCCTCCTCTCTGACTTACACCTCTGACATACGTTTCAAACCTAAAGCCTGGGAACCTCCGTGTGGAATGACGGAGGCTATTGAGATGGTTTGCCTTTGTATCTTCATCCTGGACGTCACTGTGAAG AGCTATTTGATTGGATGGGATGAGTTTCGTATGAATAAATGGCTGATCGGCTACACAATAGTCATTACAACATCAGTTATTGACTGGATGTTGAGTGTTAGCATGATGTGCAATGAG AGTTTAAGAGTCAGGAGATTGATACGGCCGTTTTTCCTCCTGCAAAACTCTTCCCTCATGaagaaaactttaaaatgtattaaaaggaCTCTTCCAGAGATAGCCAG TGTCATCCTGCTTCTGGCCATGCATCTCTGCTTATTCACTATGATAGGAATGCTGATCTTTGCCAAATCAGAT GATCCTAAGAGGAATGGAGAATGGGAAACATACTTCAAAAACATGCCAAAGGCCCTTTCGTCTCTACTGGTTCTGCTCACCACAGCAAATAATCCTGACG TCATGATTCCTGCATACTCTCTGAACCGTGGCTATTCTATAtttttcataatctttagtGTGTTTG GAACATATTTGCTGATGAATTTAATGACGGCTATTATTTATAATCAGTTCAGAGGGTATCTTCTG ATGTCAGTCCAGACGTCTATAATGAGGAGACGTCTGGGTATCCGGGCGGCATTCGAGGTGCTctgctgtccggggagaggaCACACCAGCAGTCATGCTGAAGGCCATGT GGAGCGGGTGGCAGTGCGCATGTTTATTCAGGTCATGGGTAGAGTCCATATGAAGTCTTACTACAGATCGGCCATCACTAAG gCTGCTCAGCAGTTCCCAGATGGCTACATCGATGGCGAGGCCTTCCAGAACCTGTTCTTTGAACTCGATAAAGACTTTCTCAAAGAG CATCCACCGAAGCCACAGTACAGTTTCTCTCTCCTGCAGCACATCCAGCGTATTTACAACCATTACACAATTACAGTGCTGGGAAATGTTGTTGCTCTGGTTAATGTCCTATGCATCTGT ACTATCTTAGTTCTGGATTCAGAGAAATCTGCATCAGAAAGAGATTACTACTACGTGGAG atCATCAACTGTGTTTTCATCCTGTACTATTTAATAGAGATGTCAATGAAGATACTGGCTTTCGGGTGGAGAGGTTACCTGTCTTATAGAAATAACATATTTGATGGATTCCTCACTGTTCTTCTGCTG ACGATTCAGATTGCCATATTCATCACATACAAGATTCCTGATACTAAAGT GGATCTGGAGTCACAGCGTATGCTGTCATTGTGGGAGATGGTGCGATTGGTCAACATGTTGATCGTTTTCCGCTTCCTCAGGATAATTCCAGAAATCAAG TTGATGGCTGTAGTGGCCAGCACTCTTGTGGACCTGGTGAAAAACTTACGGGCATTTGCTGGAATTCTGCTG GTGGTTTACTACGTGTATGCAGTTCTTGGTATCTGGCTTTTCCAGGGAGCCATAACCGCCCCAACAAACATGAG TGCGATCTCTAACTCCAGTCTGGAGAATATCACCAAAGCCTTCACCATGGATTGTGGCTCTTTTGAACAGCTGGAATACTGGCCAAATAACTTTGATGATTTCGCT TCCTCTTTGGTCCTGCTTTACAACATCATGGTGGTGAATAACTGGCATGTCTTCACAGACGCATACACTAGATATACTACAGA GTGGTCTTTGGTGTACTTTGTGGCCTGGTGGGTGACATCTTCAGTCATGTGGGTCAACTTGTTTGTGGCCCTCATTTTGGAG AACTTCACATATAAATGGGACAGAAGTAACTCGCTCTCGGTTTCGGATGTGGAGAGGATCGCCTATCAAAGCACTGTTCAGCTCATGTTCAG AGAGCAAATCCAAGAGCCGACAGAAGAAGAAATTCGAGCTATGCTACAACAGCATCCTCATCTTCACCTCGCTTGGTGA
- the tpcn2 gene encoding two pore channel protein 2 isoform X2, which yields MEEEPLLTGSVNRDSGDYGSHDNGHKDSVRSTESSHSATEEDAELYIQQAVVFIEDAIQYRSINHRVDTGSIRLYRWYYSSICQWGLGFTIAVVLALAFIERPSSLTYTSDIRFKPKAWEPPCGMTEAIEMVCLCIFILDVTVKSYLIGWDEFRMNKWLIGYTIVITTSVIDWMLSVSMMCNESLRVRRLIRPFFLLQNSSLMKKTLKCIKRTLPEIASVILLLAMHLCLFTMIGMLIFAKSDDPKRNGEWETYFKNMPKALSSLLVLLTTANNPDVMIPAYSLNRGYSIFFIIFSVFGTYLLMNLMTAIIYNQFRGYLLMSVQTSIMRRRLGIRAAFEVLCCPGRGHTSSHAEGHVERVAVRMFIQVMGRVHMKSYYRSAITKAAQQFPDGYIDGEAFQNLFFELDKDFLKEHPPKPQYSFSLLQHIQRIYNHYTITVLGNVVALVNVLCICTILVLDSEKSASERDYYYVEIINCVFILYYLIEMSMKILAFGWRGYLSYRNNIFDGFLTVLLLTIQIAIFITYKIPDTKVDLESQRMLSLWEMVRLVNMLIVFRFLRIIPEIKLMAVVASTLVDLVKNLRAFAGILLVVYYVYAVLGIWLFQGAITAPTNMSAISNSSLENITKAFTMDCGSFEQLEYWPNNFDDFATASLSSESHGSVWKGMWR from the exons ATGGAAGAAGAGCCGCTGCTGACGGGGAGCGTGAACCGGGACTCGGGTGATTACGGATCTCATGATAATGGACACAAGGATTCGGTGAGATCAACGGAGTCGTCTCATTCAGCGACTGAAGAAG atgCAGAACTCTATATCCAGCAGGCAGTTGTATTTATTGAAGATGCAATTcag TATCGATCAATCAATCACAGGGTTGACACAGGATCTATACGGTTATATAGATGGTACTACTCCAGTATATGTCAGTG GGGTCTGGGGTTTACCATCGCTGTTGTGCTGGCTCTGGCCTTCATTGAGAGACCCTCCTCTCTGACTTACACCTCTGACATACGTTTCAAACCTAAAGCCTGGGAACCTCCGTGTGGAATGACGGAGGCTATTGAGATGGTTTGCCTTTGTATCTTCATCCTGGACGTCACTGTGAAG AGCTATTTGATTGGATGGGATGAGTTTCGTATGAATAAATGGCTGATCGGCTACACAATAGTCATTACAACATCAGTTATTGACTGGATGTTGAGTGTTAGCATGATGTGCAATGAG AGTTTAAGAGTCAGGAGATTGATACGGCCGTTTTTCCTCCTGCAAAACTCTTCCCTCATGaagaaaactttaaaatgtattaaaaggaCTCTTCCAGAGATAGCCAG TGTCATCCTGCTTCTGGCCATGCATCTCTGCTTATTCACTATGATAGGAATGCTGATCTTTGCCAAATCAGAT GATCCTAAGAGGAATGGAGAATGGGAAACATACTTCAAAAACATGCCAAAGGCCCTTTCGTCTCTACTGGTTCTGCTCACCACAGCAAATAATCCTGACG TCATGATTCCTGCATACTCTCTGAACCGTGGCTATTCTATAtttttcataatctttagtGTGTTTG GAACATATTTGCTGATGAATTTAATGACGGCTATTATTTATAATCAGTTCAGAGGGTATCTTCTG ATGTCAGTCCAGACGTCTATAATGAGGAGACGTCTGGGTATCCGGGCGGCATTCGAGGTGCTctgctgtccggggagaggaCACACCAGCAGTCATGCTGAAGGCCATGT GGAGCGGGTGGCAGTGCGCATGTTTATTCAGGTCATGGGTAGAGTCCATATGAAGTCTTACTACAGATCGGCCATCACTAAG gCTGCTCAGCAGTTCCCAGATGGCTACATCGATGGCGAGGCCTTCCAGAACCTGTTCTTTGAACTCGATAAAGACTTTCTCAAAGAG CATCCACCGAAGCCACAGTACAGTTTCTCTCTCCTGCAGCACATCCAGCGTATTTACAACCATTACACAATTACAGTGCTGGGAAATGTTGTTGCTCTGGTTAATGTCCTATGCATCTGT ACTATCTTAGTTCTGGATTCAGAGAAATCTGCATCAGAAAGAGATTACTACTACGTGGAG atCATCAACTGTGTTTTCATCCTGTACTATTTAATAGAGATGTCAATGAAGATACTGGCTTTCGGGTGGAGAGGTTACCTGTCTTATAGAAATAACATATTTGATGGATTCCTCACTGTTCTTCTGCTG ACGATTCAGATTGCCATATTCATCACATACAAGATTCCTGATACTAAAGT GGATCTGGAGTCACAGCGTATGCTGTCATTGTGGGAGATGGTGCGATTGGTCAACATGTTGATCGTTTTCCGCTTCCTCAGGATAATTCCAGAAATCAAG TTGATGGCTGTAGTGGCCAGCACTCTTGTGGACCTGGTGAAAAACTTACGGGCATTTGCTGGAATTCTGCTG GTGGTTTACTACGTGTATGCAGTTCTTGGTATCTGGCTTTTCCAGGGAGCCATAACCGCCCCAACAAACATGAG TGCGATCTCTAACTCCAGTCTGGAGAATATCACCAAAGCCTTCACCATGGATTGTGGCTCTTTTGAACAGCTGGAATACTGGCCAAATAACTTTGATGATTTCGCT ACGGCATCTTTATCCTCTGAGAGCCACGGGAGTGTTTGGAAAGGGATGTGGaggtga